CGATGACGCCTTGCAGGCCCGACTGGGCGGCGAGGCGATCGTTGAAGGCTCGAATTGCGGCCACATTGGGATCCTCCGACTGGGTGTCGAAGAGGTGACCGAAAGCGAAGGCGTTGTCCACCATGATGAGGCCGCCAGGACGGACGATCCGCAAGCACTGCTCGAGGTACAACGCGTAACCCGGCTTGTCGGCGTCGAGGAAGGCAGCGTCGGCGGAATTCGTGGCGAGCTCCGGCAGGATGGTCGCCGCGTTGCCGCGGAGCACCTCCACGCGGCCGGCGACGTCGCTCTTTCCGATCCATTCCTCGGCGAAGTCGGCGTGGGCGGGATCGATCTCGATCGTACGCACCCGCCCGACCGATCCCAGCCCGCGCGCCATGGCGATGGCGGAATACCCCGCCAGGGTCCCCACCTCGACCACTTCTTGCGCACCCATCAGGCGCAGGAGGATCTGCATGCAGCTCGCCTGTTCGGGCGCGATCCAGATGGGCGGGATGCCGAGGGCCAGCGCCGCGGTCTTGAGATCGCGGAGGAACGCGTCCTCCTGGCGCGTGCGTGCTGCCAAGTAGCGAACGTGTTCGGTGGTGACGAGGGTGGTCTTCTCCGACATGGTTTCTCTCCTTTCTGCGTCAGCGCACCGGGACGAGATGCGCGTAGCGGGCGACAAACTTCTTCACCGTGTTGCGGCCGAAGAGGACCTTCACCTTCATCATCTCCCCGCGCCCCTCGACGGCCTGCACGACGCCCTCGCCGAAGCGCGCATGGCGCACCCGGAGCCCCGGCACCAGGTGCACTTCCTCCTGCGAGAACTCGTCTTCGAAACCCACGGGTTCCGGGGCGCGCTCCAGCTCCGGCGCGAGACGTTGCTCCTGCCAGAAGCTGTCCGGGTTGCCCTCCGCATAGCTCCGCCACGACGGCTGCTCCGGCGCCCAGCGGGGGCGGCGCGCCGGCGCCGGCGCTTCCATCACCTCGACAGAGGCCGCCGGGATCTCGCCCAGGAAGCGCGACGGCATCATGGGCTCGTAGTTGCCGAAGCGACGGCGGTGGTGGGCATGGAAGAGATGCAGCGCGTCCCGGGCCCGGGTCATCCCGACGTAGAAAAGCCGGCGCTCTTCCTCCAGGCTGGCGAGCTCTTCGAGATTCGAAGCGTGCGGCAACAGGCGCTCCTCGAGGCCGGTGATGCAGACCA
This genomic window from Candidatus Krumholzibacteriia bacterium contains:
- a CDS encoding O-methyltransferase, whose translation is MSEKTTLVTTEHVRYLAARTRQEDAFLRDLKTAALALGIPPIWIAPEQASCMQILLRLMGAQEVVEVGTLAGYSAIAMARGLGSVGRVRTIEIDPAHADFAEEWIGKSDVAGRVEVLRGNAATILPELATNSADAAFLDADKPGYALYLEQCLRIVRPGGLIMVDNAFAFGHLFDTQSEDPNVAAIRAFNDRLAAQSGLQGVIVPIGDGLWVCVKD